TGCTAGGGAAGGAGTATGAATCCAAGGATATGTGAAAAGCTGCCAAATCTTGGTGTGAAGAAGAACAGACCGGGTGTTGAACGAAAGTTCAACAAACCAAGAAGAAAAATCAAATGCAGCAGCGAATACCCCTATTATAAAAGTAAAACAATGAATGATGATGATAAGACCAGTTAAGTAAACGGGTCTATTTTTAACCCAAAAAAGGGGTTCGCCGCTCTGTTCATTGAACCAGTACGGCATGTTCATAATGTTGCTCAATATCTTTGTTTGGTAAACAATCTTTTTCTTTTTTTAATAAATTGTAAAGATACATTTAAATTCTCAAGGTAATTTTTCTAAGGCTTAAGCATCACAAACATCTGGTTGTTGCCTCTCTGGAGGAAGACGGCTACGCTTTCAGAGGAGGGAATCTCCTTTACCAGTTTTAGAAATTCAGCTACGGAATGGATTTTTATGGGAGCGCTACCAGGTCTTCGTATTTCTTCGATCACATCCCCTGGGTAAAGGATATCGAAAGCGGGATATCCTCCTTCAACATCTACCAGATAAATACCATTTGCTCGTGGACTTAAAGAAAGCCTAGCTCGCAAAATAGGATCTAAATCGACTACGTGAAGTCCACCAAAAACGTTTTGAAGGTCTCCTGTGACGGTGACCTTCCATGAAGGGTTCCCTCCAGATTCATCTGGAGAAGCACTGCTAATATTGTCAGGTTGTTCGGTAATTTCAACAACGACTTGGTGACGTTGACCTTCCCGGTAAAACACAATGGGAATATTACTACCAGCGGGAGACTGGGAAACTGCAATTCTTAATTCGGCAGGATCTTTAACGGGTAGGTCGTTATAGCGAACGATTATATCACCTCTTTGTAATCCCGCCTTGAAAGCCGGAGAATGAGGTTCAACTTTGGTAATCAGGGCTCCTTCGGAGTTAGGTAGGCCAAAAATCTGTTGTAGATCTTCATCTACTTCCTGGGTTTCTACGCCTAAAAATCCACGTATAACCTTGCCTTTTGCAAGAAGACTAGCGTAAGCGAATTTTGCAAGCTTGCTAGGAATAGCAAAACCAATACCATTGGATCCTCCGTTTCCGGAATAAATCGCAGTATTGATTCCAACCAGTTCTCCTTTGACATTAATTAATGCCCCTCCCGAATTGCCCGGGTTGATGGCCGCATCGGTCTGGATAAAATCCTCGTAACTTGTGGAAGAAAGAGTGGGATTCCTACCCTTGGCACTGACTATACCTCGGCTAACCGAACCAGCAAGTCCAAAAGGATTGCCCACGGCAAAAACTTGTTCTCCAACCTGCAAAGCATCAGAGTCCCCCCAATTGAGAATCGACAAATGTTGAGCCGAGATTTTAAGAACAGCCACATCTGTTGGAGAATCGATACCTAGAAGCTTTGCTTCGTATCGACGTCCATCATAAAGTTGAACTCGGATTTCCCTAGCGTTTTTGACAAGGTGAGCGTTGGTAAGAATGTTCCCATCTGAACTTAAAATTATGCCTGAGCCGAGTGATGTTTCTTCATCTATGGGAGATTTTTTCCAGCTTTTCCTTTTTTGTTTTATATCTTTTGCATTGCCTTCTTCCAGGTCAATGGAACCCTCCACGGGTCGAGCAGAAAAGATGTTGACCACGGCTGGTAAGGTTTGACCAATCACTCTTACGTATTCTTCATTCAGAGTCTCAAGGAGATTGTGGCGAAATACTCCTATTTCTGTAGGATGAACGGGCAGGGCTCTGGCGACTGGAATTTCTACGGGCGTGGGTTGAACAGGTTTAGGGGGGCTTGTTGCAGGTTTTATAAAAAAAAATATGGAAAGGCCAAGAAGAAGGCCGACAAGCCCAGCAATTAAGAAACCAGAAAGGGTAAGGATAAAATCTTTATTTTTTGTTCCCCAGGGCATAAAAAACATAGGCAATGTTTTACAGCTGTAATAATATTATAATAATGGAGTTTTTTTATTGTAGAAAAGACATTATTCATTTAATCCCATTTATTTTTATGTTTCGAATAGATTGAGATTTTCTTCTTTGAGATATTTACGCAGTTTTGGATTGAGGGAAAGATCGGGATCTTCTGAAATCAATTTTAGGGCTTGTTGTCTTGCTTTGAGTAAAAGGTTTTCTTGGGCTATGGGATCAGCGGTAGTATAGTTATGTTTTCCGCTTTGAAGAGGACCAAAAAACTCACCTGGTCCTCTTAGTTTCATATCCTCTTTTGCAATTTCAAATCCATCTTTAGAAATTTCCAATATCCTTAGTCTGTTTCGACATTCTGGACTTTGTTTATCAGCCATCAGGATACAATAAGAAAGCCCAGGACCCCTGCCTATTCTTCCTCGGATTTGATGAAGTTGGGCAAGCCCAAATCGATTAGCTCCAAAAACGAGCATTATGCGAGCGTTGGGGACATCTATTCCAACCTCTATGAGAGAGGTGGCGGCCAAAAGGCTGATTTCATTCTTTCTAAATGACTCGAAGACCAACTCTCGGTCTGAAGGGGTCATCTCACCATGGACTTTACCCAACAAAAACCCCTTAAAAATCTTTTTAAGTTCTTCGTAGCCCTTTTCAAGAGAAAGCAGCTCAGGATCATTCGATTCATGAATGGTGGGAAAAACCACATAAGCCTGATGACCCTGGCGGAGTGATTTCTTCATGAATTCCCAGATTTTTGGCAGGGCTGCAGAGGAACGTATAACCGTTACAATGTTTCCTCGATTGGGAGGAAGGACATCAAGAATAGAAAAGTCAAGATCACCATAGAGAGATAAAGCCATAGTCCGTGGTATGGGGGTGGCCGTCATGGTTAAGATGTCGGGATAGAGCCCCTTTTTGGTCAGTGCGTTGCGTTGTTCTACTCCGAATTTATGCTGTTCATCAATGATCACAAGCCCCAGGGATTGTGGATCAAAAGAGCGAAAAAGCAAGGCATGTGTACCGACGAACACTTTTCCGGGAAAAGAATCTGAAGGGAAAAGAAAGGGCTGTTCATTATGAATAGAGTTATTTTGAGCTTCTAAAGGCTGGGTTTCTTGCTTTTGGCCAAAATCCCTACTCACATAAAAAAGGGGAATGCGTAGAGGGCTAAGCCATTTTTTTAAAGTAAGATAATGTTGGCTTGCTAAAGCCCCAGTAGGAGACATAAACAAAACATTTTGTCCTCTTTCGACGGTTTTAATCGCTGCATAGACAGCAATAAGAGTTTTTCCAGATCCGACATCTCCTAGTAGAAGCCTGTTCATGGGTGTAGGGAGTTCTAAATCCCTGTTAATTTCTTCGATAGCTTTTTTTTGAGCTGATGTGAGATCGAAGGGAAGGGAAGAAAGGAAAAGGGGACAAAGAGAGAAACGTTGGGGAGGTCTTTGTTTTTTTATTGTAGCCCGATTTTTTTTCCTATAAGCCA
The DNA window shown above is from Methylacidiphilum caldifontis and carries:
- a CDS encoding Do family serine endopeptidase, translating into MPWGTKNKDFILTLSGFLIAGLVGLLLGLSIFFFIKPATSPPKPVQPTPVEIPVARALPVHPTEIGVFRHNLLETLNEEYVRVIGQTLPAVVNIFSARPVEGSIDLEEGNAKDIKQKRKSWKKSPIDEETSLGSGIILSSDGNILTNAHLVKNAREIRVQLYDGRRYEAKLLGIDSPTDVAVLKISAQHLSILNWGDSDALQVGEQVFAVGNPFGLAGSVSRGIVSAKGRNPTLSSTSYEDFIQTDAAINPGNSGGALINVKGELVGINTAIYSGNGGSNGIGFAIPSKLAKFAYASLLAKGKVIRGFLGVETQEVDEDLQQIFGLPNSEGALITKVEPHSPAFKAGLQRGDIIVRYNDLPVKDPAELRIAVSQSPAGSNIPIVFYREGQRHQVVVEITEQPDNISSASPDESGGNPSWKVTVTGDLQNVFGGLHVVDLDPILRARLSLSPRANGIYLVDVEGGYPAFDILYPGDVIEEIRRPGSAPIKIHSVAEFLKLVKEIPSSESVAVFLQRGNNQMFVMLKP
- a CDS encoding ATP-dependent DNA helicase RecG; this translates as MNELAKLDCIGQKRAHLLEKLGISSLKKLLLYLPFRYEDRSVQKPLSVAYGNENILFKATVIDVKKGRLKAREIIKAILLSLDNPSERLNCIWFWKMIPEYLALGKKVAVFGTLRIYKGKWTMWQPEIEPFEEEPPLKSSLNMGRIVPIYSTTSGLSQKILRQIIYCQLLKISPNLADPYPLPTDLSLPTLGFALKNVHFPDNLEQIQSCKDRLAYHEFFVEQLRMAYRKKNRATIKKQRPPQRFSLCPLFLSSLPFDLTSAQKKAIEEINRDLELPTPMNRLLLGDVGSGKTLIAVYAAIKTVERGQNVLFMSPTGALASQHYLTLKKWLSPLRIPLFYVSRDFGQKQETQPLEAQNNSIHNEQPFLFPSDSFPGKVFVGTHALLFRSFDPQSLGLVIIDEQHKFGVEQRNALTKKGLYPDILTMTATPIPRTMALSLYGDLDFSILDVLPPNRGNIVTVIRSSAALPKIWEFMKKSLRQGHQAYVVFPTIHESNDPELLSLEKGYEELKKIFKGFLLGKVHGEMTPSDRELVFESFRKNEISLLAATSLIEVGIDVPNARIMLVFGANRFGLAQLHQIRGRIGRGPGLSYCILMADKQSPECRNRLRILEISKDGFEIAKEDMKLRGPGEFFGPLQSGKHNYTTADPIAQENLLLKARQQALKLISEDPDLSLNPKLRKYLKEENLNLFET